The genomic stretch aatctgagcaaattctgggagatagtgaaagacagggaagcctggcgtgctgcagtccacggggtcgcaatgagtcagacacaatttagcaactgaacaacattagTTAGGGGTCATCAGAGAAAAAGATCCAGTAGGGTGTGTGATCTGTGTACCAGCCATTATCAGAGAGAGATTCattttaaggaactggctcaGGTAATTATCACTGCAGGGTAGACCATCAAGTTAGAGAACCAGGAACTTACAGTTCAAGTCTGGAGGCTTTCTGCTGGCAAAATTCCTGTGTGGTGGGTGGGTGAGAAGGGCGGTCAATCTTTGCTCTCTAAAGGGCTTCAGCTGATTGATGAGGTCTATGCACATTTTAGGGGGTGACTGGATTTACTCAAAGTCCAATGATTTGAATGTTAATCTCAACCAAAAAATAACTTCACTGAAACATGTAGAATAATGTTAGACGAATTTATTCACttgtggggcttctctgatgactcatggtgaagaatctacctgcccatgcaggaaacacgggtttgattcctgatctgggaagaccccatatgctgtggagcaactaagcccatgcaccacaactcttgagcctgggctctagaaccacagctactgagcccacgtgtcacaactactgaacgcTGTGAGCCCTAGAGTCCATgtttggcaacaagagaagccactgcaatgagaggcccacacactgcaactagagagcaggccCTGCTCACAGCAACTACAGAAAAGCTTGGGCAGCAaaaacccagtacagccaaaaaaaaaaaaaaaatcttttcacttGCTAAGCCTCTTGGTTACTGATTAAAGAACTAGATAGTTGGTGCACCCGTTGTGAGGAATTCAGATTTGTATTATAGTAACTTGAAATCCTAAACTATGTTGTGTAAAAGATTCTATCCCATACCACTGAAAATTATGGTCAACGTTTATATTAAAAGCTTAAGATCTGCAATATATAGAAGGGTATTTCATTAAGAAGGTGAATATAAGGGAAAGACAGGGAAAAAATTATGAGAGAGGGAGATTCTATCAATTAGTATCTACTACCTGCCTTAGGGgagacagaaaagcaaaaatacagcTCCTTGAGAGAATTCCCTAACTTCACAGCTTGTTAGAAATCACCACGCACAACACACCTGGAGGAGCACAGTACGTTCTAAGCACAATAGTTATGCTCAGAGTGCAATTTGGGTTGGAATACTCTAGGAAGGCTCCGGAAGGAGGTGAGACTTAAACTAAGATTTAAAATGGGCTAGGGGAAAAGGGACAGCCTTCCACAAAAGGAAAACAGCTGGGGGCAAAATTCTGAGGCTTGAGAGAAAGCATCCTTGCTTGGAGGGTGCCTGTGGCCCAGGCCGGAAGAAAGGGCTTATTATCaccggggtgggggatgggggtgagAAGGTGGGGAGGGAATAAAGGCCTTCAGGTCCCGTCCAGGAACAGAGGGAGAAGGCTAGAGTGAGGAAGGCCTTGGGGGAGCTTGCCACAGGACAAATACCTGACAAGGGCCTTTCTTGAGTATTTCTCACTTAGAAAGATATGGAGCAGGTTACTGAAATCCTTGTTTCAAAGCAGAGTTTATGTTGAGACTTTTGATATGTTAAACTGATCAGAATGGACTAGATTGTAAGGATACAGACACAGTTTCAGCTGTACTTCCTGAAATAGCCTCATATTTTATCTAGAGCTTCCCTCTGATTGGGAGGGAATTGTTTGTTACAGCACCTTACAAAGGACTAGCAAATGTAAATTTTCCGTATCAAAGAAGGGAGAGACTGGGGTTGGAGGTTATAGGGTCTTTCAAACCTCACAACTGATGTCTGTTAAGACTATAGCATGCTTCCTACTTTTTTCTTTGGGATCCAGCTTTCTTACCTGAACTATAGAGAAGAGTTAGGTGTTACACTGAAGAGTTAGCAGTTACACTGCTTTCCTCAACAGCCTAAAAAACTTTCTTGCTCTTTGCAAGATTTTTGAATTGGGGTGGCAGAAAGACCACCTGGGCATTTGTGTCTACAGCAATGATGTTCTCACTTACTAGTTTTGTGCCCTGGGAAAACTTAAGTTTTTGTGCCTTTGTTTTTCCAAGGGCAAAACGGGTAATTGTGAAAAAGAGGTTCTCCGTTTGTTGTGCAGCACCTCCTACTATCATCACCTCTTGTGGGCCTTTgaaatcgtgtgtgtgtgtgtgtgtgtgtgtgtgtgtgtgtggtggggacaTGCATTTTGTACTGTTACAAGGACTcaggagtgtgtgtgttggggcggcggggggcggggtgcgTTTTGTATTGTTAGGAGGATTCAGGAATGCCAAACCAACTAGAGAGCAGAAACCCAGACATCAAATAGACACCAAGTATCTTGCAATACCTGAGGCAGTCCTGAAAACGAGGAAAAGTCTTGCTTCAAATGCCACAAAGCCGCCTTAAGAAACGCTTGATGGTTCTGAATGATCCTTCCAACATTAATGTTTGAGGTCTTCACTAAACCCAGAACTAGGAAGGCCACGCCATAGGCCAGGGCTTCACGTGCCCGGTACATACTCCAACTTCACTAATGGTTAACCAATTCATCACTCCTGTTTCCACGTGTCTTTCACTTCTTCGTTATTCCTTCCTTGGTGCCCATAGCCGTCTTACAATTCTTCCATTTGTTAACTGATTAATGTCTGCTCTCCTCCCGCACTCAGCAGACTCCTTCAGGACAGGGCCCCAGGAACTCACTTTTTCTGAATACTCAAGCCGAGACCCAAGGCACAGGTGAAAAATACGCAATTAGAAAGCGCGCCCCGCCGGCGCGTGACGTCACCCCGCGATTCCCGCCCCGGCTGCCACTCCCTCCACTCTGTCCGTGTTTGTTTCCGGCGTTTCAATAAAGCTCGATTCGGCTAGAAGAAGACCTGTTCTTCCGGGAAAATGGCGACTCCCGCTCGTTCGCCGGAGTCCCCGCCGGCCGCGGATCTGGCGCCAGCCACGGGTGCTGCCGAGGACGCCGAGTGCCCACCGCCTCGCCAGCCTCAGCCCCCGCAGAATGTCCTCGCTGCCCCGCGGCTTCGAGCCCCAAACTCCCGAGGACTTGGGGCAGCGGAGTTTGGCGGAGCTACGGGAAATGTTGAAGCGCCAGGAGAGACTTTTGCGCAACGTGTAAGCTTGGGTCCCGCGAAGTCACCGCAGGGTTCCTCGCGTTCGGCACCCGGGGacgcgcccctccccgcccccattcCGATCTCTTTCCTGGAAGGTCACCTTGTCTTAGGTCCGTTCCAGGCCCACGGGCTAGTGGCCGGCCTACAGTCACAGAACTACCGCGTACAGCCCGGGCGCCGGGCGCCCGTGTTTCTGGCTCTCCAGCGTTTCGGCTACTCATCAGCTCCTCGTTGATTTTATTTACTCAGTGCCTGTGTCGGCCCTCCAAGGGGAGGGTCTGTATCCCCAATCCTTTCGCTCCCTTTCCCCCAAATAGTGCCCCAAACACCTAGTAAGTTTCATCTCTAGATCCCATTTTTTTACAGGAACTGTAGGAAGTGGGAAGAGTAGGGTAAAAGAGTGGCTTCTTAGGCAAAGTAAGTTTGATTCACACTTAGCTGTTAAATTAGACTTAATGGATTTTAGCAGAGGATAGGtgtaaaaataatgattttttaggAAGCTTATTTTAGCAGTTTGGTGCAGGATAATTTGAAGGAATAAGAGGCAGAAGAGACTAGGAGGTATTTTCAGAGAAGTTCCCCAATAAGGGGATTCTAAAAAAGTGAACTAGAAGGGTAGCTGTGGGATTGGGGAGACTAGATCAGGCTTAGGATCATTTGAATATATGGTTGACAGAGATGGCTGAAGTTTCCAACCTGTATGGAGCACCATTAATAAAAGTGGGAAAACTGGAGGAGGGTAATAGTCTGACACTGATTTTACTTACTGGAGCTTAGTTAATGGAAAAGTTAATTACATTTGATTAAAAGCTGGAGAAGTGGTCATGAggctggagagagaagagaacGTTGGGAAAATACAGACCTCTCAACTGGGAGGAATGTTAATAGAATTAGGAGAATGAAGGTAGTGTCATAAAGAATAGAGGGTGTGAGCTGTAACCTTCCCTCCACATTTATTGTAtggccaaagaaaaggaaatcagaaaaagaacTTTTGCCACTTAGCCAAAGTGGCAAATGATCACTTGGGGATTTCCTGGTAGAGACAACTATTTTGACTGTGAGAATGAGTGAGTTAACTTTTTAGCCTCAGGACTGCTTTAACTCTGAAGACTTACTGAACATTTTGAAGAGCTCTTGCTGTATGTGTGTTATATCGACTGATAGTTATCATTGTCTTAGGAGTTACAAGTGAGAATCTTTAAAACACAAGAATACAAAAACGCATTCTATTAGCCATCAGAACAATGCTATCATCCATATCATGTGGCCTCTGAACTCCCCTGTATTCATGGTaagaaaagagagtgaaaatgacAAATAGTACCTTAGTTATTATAAATAGTTTTGACCTTGCAGATCCATCCACCTCCCCTCACCAGGAAGGTCTTGGAAAtcacacttttaaaaactgatttgggGCATGTCTTATATTAATATCATGCTTAAAATACTTTTGCAGAAATTCTAATTGTTAATAGATGAGACAAACAAGACATAGTCCCTAATCATCCTGTAGTCCCTTGTTTTGAGGGGTATTTGGGTAATGATTCTCTTATTTCTGGGGCAGCTGGAAATCAGTTTTTTGACTTAACGGtcgatttttctccctttgagaATACTACTTTGTATATCTCAAGTTTAAAAACATGGCTCTATGTAACGTATAcctattcttttccttttgtagaAAATTCATTTGCAAATTGCCCGACAAAGGTAAAAAGATCTCAGACGCTGTCACCAAACTGAAAGCTGCCATTGCAGAACGTGAAGAAGTTAGAGGAAGAAGTGAACTCTTTTATCCTGTTAGCTTAGACTGTAAGGAGAGGCAAAAAGCGATTGCAGTTGTTGATGGGGACAGAGATAAGGCCCAGAATTCTGACCAGATACTTGATACTTCATCACCTGTTCCTGGCTGTTCCTCTGTAGCTAACATCACATCATCTCAGACAACCTCACGACAACAGGGACTGGCACATCCGACTCGTGGAGGTGATGCTGAGGCAACTGAGGCTGAACACACAGTGAGCAAGCACCCACCTTCTAGCAGCAGAGCCCCAGCGCCTTCCTCATCTGAAGCTAGTGAGGGTCTCCCTCAGCATTGTGCCTTAGGTCAAGTGGAGGATCATCCTGGCAGCTCAGACAACCTGTTCATTGATAGATTACAAAGGATCACAATTGCAGATCCCACTGAACACCACTCAGAAGGAAACCAGAGTCCTGGGAACTTGGCTGGCCTCTGGAGTAGGCCCCAGAAGAAGCCTCATTACATGGAAGTGCTGGAAACGCGAGCCAAAAATCCCATGCCCCCGCCACATAAATTTAAAACCAATGTGTAAGTACCATTAGAAACAGGCTTGTTACAGGAGCATGATATTTGTTAAACTCCCAAAACTGGGAGACTGCATTAAGTTCAGTGGACTTGGTATGAGAACTGCTTGTACTTGGGAATGAGTGTATTGTAGAAGCAGTAAAATGAACATGGCTGGAGTGGAGGATTCCGGCtggaaaatgctttctttttttagccAAGTAATTGAAAAGGTTTTCAGTAGCAGATGGAACATTAAACTTCAGGATACTTAggcaaaattttatataaaacatagAATTAGAGAATTTATTATAATTGTTTCCAGAACCATATTCTTGTACATAGCTCCTCCTCTTAACTAGACTATAAGCTAAGAGGAAAACAATTGTAGGAACCGACGGCCTTTCTCAGTAAAAAATATTTGTGTGCTCACTGTATGTAAGCAGTAGGTGCTGTGACGACACACGAGTAAAGATTCTGTTCCTCGGGTCTAGGTAAGGACTCGAGGCTTACACACTTGGAAGAACGTTAAAGTATATAATCATTTCAGGAGGAAGGGAGCTGAGAAAgggttaaaaaagcaaaacaagtttGGGCAGGAGGGGCAAGTGAACTGTACTTCTAAGTTCCTTGTCATAGTTTTGTTTCTGagatcttcagaaaaaaaatctcttcaaaaagtattatttatttatgtgcagTTATAACACTCTTATCAGGGAGTAGTTTTATAAGACATTAATATCAGAtacagggagcttccctggtgacttagtggtaaagaatccacctgccaatgcaggagacacaggttcggtccctgggtcaggaagatcccctaaagaaggaaatggcaacccattccagtattcttgcctgggaaatctcatgaacagaggagcccggcaggctgcggtccatgtggttgcaaagtgtctgacacaacttagcagctaaacaacagatACAAGGTTTACCCACTACTGCTTTTCTTTGAAGAACTGAAAGCTTGTACTTACAAGTACCTAaaccaattttttttattattatagaaaCTTTAAAGTTCAATTGTATCTcactattcatttttttaaacctcagAACTATTTGTTCTGCATAGAAAACCAGAACAAATAGTTTTGAGTAGAAaaccagtggagaaggcaatggcaccctactcttgcctggtaaatcccatggatggaggagcctggaaggctgcagtccatggggtcgctgagggtcggatacAACTCagctcctttcactttcatgcattggagaaggaaatggcaacccactccagtgttcttgcctggagaatcccagggacacgggagcctggtgggctgccgtctatggggtcgcacagagttggacacgactgaagtgacttagcagcagaaaacCAGAATTAATTTTTAGTTGGGAATAAAAAGTTCTTTGATTAAGTAATTACTCATCTTGTGTGTGGTGAGGTATCTCTCCTCACTTCGAAGGAGGCAGAAAACCAGAAGCCTCATCTAGTCAATACATACAACAGAGAGTACACTGACCCTGATTCTGTATTGTGGTCCTTTAGCTGgaagtgggaggagaggaagggagtaTCCGTGAAGGTTCCCAGGGGAAGTTTGTGAGCCATAGAGACAGGTGCACTCATCAGAAGAGGCTGGGCTTTGGGGAGCCAGGTAGTAGACAGTTGGAAGTGGCGGGGGATGCAGGTGTCCCTTGGCTGCCTCTTGCATGCTCTTCCGGCTCTTCTGATGCGGGAGGCTGCCTCATCTCTTCTAGCCCTAGTCTACCCAGAACTTCAGATTTGCAGAGTCAGTTACCTATGAAACCCGGCCACATGGGGGTGATCTGTGCACCTAAGATTTGTCCTGTACAGAGTAGAACTCACTTCTTCCCAGACTACTTTGTCCCGTATTCCCTAAGCCAGTAGTGCCAGCAccttctttcttcccctcctttCCATCTCTGCCAGCCATGGGGCCTCAGTGTATTTCCTGGACCTTCGTCTAATCATCCTTATGTTCATCTTTTCTCCTGTCAAAGTGAAGATGCTCATCCCTGTCCTGGCCCGTAGTTGTTTTCTGTCCTGGCCTAGTCTTAATTCTGCCAGTCCATCCTGTCCACTGCTGCCAGAGTGCAATTTGTAGAATACAAACCTGAACCTGTTGTGCAGACCAGAAGTCTTCCATGTGCCCTGCACCCAGGCTGCTGCCCCAGCCTTTTCTGTACTCTCCGGCTCCCATGCTTCCTGTGAGCTGCAGCCCTGTCAGTCCTTACTCTGGTGAAATGCCATCAGAGATCCTATCATTTACATGCTGAATCCTTATTATTCCAAGACTCC from Capra hircus breed San Clemente chromosome 10, ASM170441v1, whole genome shotgun sequence encodes the following:
- the POLR2M gene encoding protein GRINL1A, which gives rise to MSSLPRGFEPQTPEDLGQRSLAELREMLKRQERLLRNVKFICKLPDKGKKISDAVTKLKAAIAEREEVRGRSELFYPVSLDCKERQKAIAVVDGDRDKAQNSDQILDTSSPVPGCSSVANITSSQTTSRQQGLAHPTRGGDAEATEAEHTVSKHPPSSSRAPAPSSSEASEGLPQHCALGQVEDHPGSSDNLFIDRLQRITIADPTEHHSEGNQSPGNLAGLWSRPQKKPHYMEVLETRAKNPMPPPHKFKTNVLPSQPRDSSSACQRRGSPVSSEERRRRDRKHLDDITAARLLPLHHLPTQLLSIEESLALQRQQKQSYEEIQAKLAAQKLAERLNIKMQSYNPEGESSRKYREVRDEDDDQSSEDEL